The following proteins come from a genomic window of Phacochoerus africanus isolate WHEZ1 chromosome 9, ROS_Pafr_v1, whole genome shotgun sequence:
- the SDR39U1 gene encoding epimerase family protein SDR39U1 isoform X2, protein MRVLVGGGSGFIGTALTQMLKAKGHKVTLVSRKPGPDRITWDELASSGLPPCDAAVNLAGENILNPLRRWNEAFQKEVISSRLETTHMMATAIAKAPQPPQAWVLVTGVAYYQPSLTAEYDEDSPGGDFDFFSNLVTKWEAAARLPGDSTRQVVVRSGVVLGRGGGAIGHMLLPFRLGLGGPIGSGHQFFPWIHIRDLAGILVHALEASHVQGVLNGVAPASATTNAEFARALGAALGRPAFIPFPSTVVRAIFGRERAIMLLEGQKVVPRQTLAAGYQYSFPELGVALKEIIT, encoded by the exons ATGCGGGTTCTAGTGG GTGGCGGGTCAGGCTTCATTGGGACTGCTCTAACCCAAATGCTGAAGGCCAAAGGCCACAAAGTGACGTTGGTCTCCCGAAAGCCAGGGCCAGATCGGATCACGTGG GATGAGCTGGCTTCCTCGGGGCTGCCCCCCTGCGATGCCGCTGTCAACCTGGCAGGAGAGAACATCCTCAACCCCCTCCGAAG GTGGAATGAAGCTTTCCAAAAAGAGGTTATCAGCAGCCGCTTGGAGACCACGCACATGATGGCTACAGCCATTGCCAAGGCCCCACAAcctccccaggcctgggtctTAGTCACAGGCGTAG CTTACTACCAGCCCAGCCTGACTGCAGAGTACGATGAGGACAGCCCAGGAGGGGATTTTGACTTTTTCTCCAACCTCGTCACCAAATGGGAAGCTGCAGCCAGGCTTCCTGGAGATTCAACACGCCAAGTGGTGGTGCGTTCCG GGGTTGTGCTGGGCCGCGGGGGCGGTGCCATCGGTCACATGCTGCTGCCCTTCCGCCTGGGCCTGGGGGGCCCCATTGGCTCAGGCCACCAGTTCTTCCCCTGGATTCACATCAGGGACTTAGCTGGAATCCTGGTCCATGCCCTTGAAGCAAGCCACGTGCAGGGGGTCCTGAACGGAGTggctccagcctctgccactACGAATGCTGAGTTCGCCCgggccttgggtgcagccctgggccGCCCAGCCTTCATCCCTTTCCCCAGCACTGTGGTACGAGCTATCTTTGGGCGGGAACGAGCCATCATGCTGCTGGAGGGCCAGAAGGTAGTCCCGCGGCAGACGCTGGCTGCTGGCTACCAGTATTCCTTCCCAGAGCTGGGGGTCGCCTTGAAGGAAATCATAACCTGA
- the KHNYN gene encoding protein KHNYN, with translation MPTWGAGSSSPDRFAVSAEAEDKVREQQPHVERIFRVGMSVLPKDCPENPHIWLQLEGPKENASRAKEYLKGLCNPELQNEIHYPPKLHCIFLGAQGFFLDCLAWSTSAHLVPGAPGSLMVSGLTEAFVMVQSRVEELVERLSWDFLPGPSPGASQCAGVLRDFSALLQSRVDAYTEALLQLPLAIQEELLSLVQEASRGQGPQAFPSWEQGSPGLHQEVRTPLSEGRESLDTGPTGWRESRDERHALEKEREKQGAPRETDLGWKELPREETWERQGAFGSQIGGGEAGQAAPLKGKALGKEGVPQEKGRFWVQGEPPGAQGPCQKAAQPRGASLLQRLHNGKASPPRVPSPPPAPEPPWHCGDRGDRADKQQVVARGRGSPWKRGTRGGNLVTGTQRFQEALQDPFTLCLANVPGQPDLRHIVIDGSNVAMVHGLQHYFSSRGIAIAVQYFWDRGHRDITVFVPQWRFSKDSKVREGHFLHKLYSLSLLSLTPSRVLDGKRISSYDDRFMVKLAEETDGIIVSNDQFRDLAEESEKWMAIIRERLLPFTFVGNLFMVPDDPLGRNGPTLDEFLKKPVRAQGSSKAQHSARGFAEHGNQQQGKKEEEKGSGGLRKTRETERLRRQLLEVFWGQDHKVDFILQREPYCRDINQLSEALLSLNF, from the exons ATGCCTACCTGGGGGGCTGGCTCCTCGTCCCCTGACCGCTTTGCCGTGTCTGCGGAGGCCGAGGACAAGGTGCGGGAGCAACAGCCCCATGTGGAACGCATCTTCAGGGTGGGGATGAGCGTCCTCCCCAAGGACTGTCCCGAGAACCCTCACATCTGGCTGCAGCTGGAGGGCCCCAAGGAGAATGCCAGCAGAGCCAAG gaGTACTTGAAGGGTCTCTGCAACCCGGAGCTGCAGAATGAAATCCACTACCCACCCAAACTGCACTGCATCTTCCTAGGAGCCCAAGGCTTCTTCCTTGATTGCCTGGCCTGGAGCACATCAGCCCATCTGGTGCCTGGGGCACCCGGTTCTCTGATGGTCAGTGGCCTGACTGAGGCCTTCGTCATGGTCCAGAGCCGAGTGGAGGAGCTGGTGGAGCGGTTGAGCTGGGACTTTCTGCCAGGGCCGTCCCCTGGAGCCTCTCAGTGTGCTGGAGTGCTGAGAGACTTCTCTGCCCTGCTGCAGTCCCGGGTGGATGCCTACACAGAGGCCCTGCTGCAGCTGCCCCTGGCCATCCAGGAGGAACTGCTGAGCCTGGTGCAGGAGGCCTCCAGGGGGCAGGGGCCCCAAGCATTCCCATCCTGGGAGCAGGGCAGCCCAGGATTGCACCAGGAAGTCAGGACTCCCCTGAGTGAAGGCAGGGAGTCCCTGGACACAGGCCCAACAGGGTGGCGAGAGTCAAGGGACGAGAGACATGCtctggagaaggagagagaaaagcagggTGCTCCCAGGGAGACGGACTTGGGGTGGAAGGAGCTTCCCAGGGAAGAGACCTGGGAGAGACAAGGGGCCTTTGGGTCACAGataggaggaggagaggcagggcaggCAGCACCCCTGAAGGGGAaggccctggggaaggagggggtaCCTCAGGAAAAGGGAAGGTTCTGGGTCCAGGGTGAGCCTCCTGGTGCCCAGGGCCCCTGTCAGAAGGCAGCTCAGCCCAGGGGAGCCTCCCTCCTCCAGCGGCTCCATAATGGGAAGGCCTCACCACCCAGAGTGCCCAGCCCCCCACCTGCGCCTGAACCCCCGTGGCACTGTGGAGACCGAGGGGACAGGGCAGACAAGCAGCAGGTTGTGGCTCGAGGTCGGGGGTCTCCATGGAAACGAGGCACCCGGGGGGGCAACTTGGTGACCGGCACGCAGCGTTTCCAGGAGGCCCTCCAGGACCCCTTCACCCTGTGCCTTGCCAACGTGCCGGGCCAACCAGACCTCCGCCATATTGTCATCGACGGCAGCAACGTGGCCATGGT GCACGGCCTCCAGCACTACTTCTCCAGCCggggcattgccattgctgtgcaGTACTTCTGGGACCGAGGCCACCGAGACATCACcgtctttgtgcctcagtggcgCTTCAGTAAGGACTCCAAGGTCAGAG AGGGTCACTTCCTGCACAAGCTGTATTCCCTCAGCCTgctctccctcactccctcccggGTCTTGGATGGCAAGAGGATCTCCTCCTATGACGACAG GTTCATGGTGAAGCTGGCCGAAGAGACAGATGGGATCATTGTCTCCAATGACCAGTTCCGGGACCTGGCAGAGGAGTCAGAGAAGTGGATGGCAATCATCAGAGAGCG TCTGCTGCCCTTCACCTTCGTGGGAAACCTCTTCATGGTGCCTGATGACCCACTGGGGCGAAATGGTCCCACACTGGATGAGTTCCTGAAAAAGCCTGTCAG GGCACAGGGATCTTCTAAGGCTCAGCATTCTGCCAGGGGCTTTGCAGAACATGGCAATCAgcagcaggggaaaaaagaagaagaaaaaggcagtGGTGGCCTTCGGAAGACACGGGAGACAGAGCGGCTCCGGCGCCAACTGCTGGAGGTATTTTGGGGCCAGGATCACAAGGTGGACTTCATCCTGCAGCGAGAGCCATACTGCCGGGACATCAACCAGCTCTCCGAGGCCCTGCTCAGTCTCAATTTTTGA
- the SDR39U1 gene encoding epimerase family protein SDR39U1 isoform X4 has product MSWLPRGCPPAMPLSTWQERTSSTPSEAYYQPSLTAEYDEDSPGGDFDFFSNLVTKWEAAARLPGDSTRQVVVRSGVVLGRGGGAIGHMLLPFRLGLGGPIGSGHQFFPWIHIRDLAGILVHALEASHVQGVLNGVAPASATTNAEFARALGAALGRPAFIPFPSTVVRAIFGRERAIMLLEGQKVVPRQTLAAGYQYSFPELGVALKEIIT; this is encoded by the exons ATGAGCTGGCTTCCTCGGGGCTGCCCCCCTGCGATGCCGCTGTCAACCTGGCAGGAGAGAACATCCTCAACCCCCTCCGAAG CTTACTACCAGCCCAGCCTGACTGCAGAGTACGATGAGGACAGCCCAGGAGGGGATTTTGACTTTTTCTCCAACCTCGTCACCAAATGGGAAGCTGCAGCCAGGCTTCCTGGAGATTCAACACGCCAAGTGGTGGTGCGTTCCG GGGTTGTGCTGGGCCGCGGGGGCGGTGCCATCGGTCACATGCTGCTGCCCTTCCGCCTGGGCCTGGGGGGCCCCATTGGCTCAGGCCACCAGTTCTTCCCCTGGATTCACATCAGGGACTTAGCTGGAATCCTGGTCCATGCCCTTGAAGCAAGCCACGTGCAGGGGGTCCTGAACGGAGTggctccagcctctgccactACGAATGCTGAGTTCGCCCgggccttgggtgcagccctgggccGCCCAGCCTTCATCCCTTTCCCCAGCACTGTGGTACGAGCTATCTTTGGGCGGGAACGAGCCATCATGCTGCTGGAGGGCCAGAAGGTAGTCCCGCGGCAGACGCTGGCTGCTGGCTACCAGTATTCCTTCCCAGAGCTGGGGGTCGCCTTGAAGGAAATCATAACCTGA
- the CBLN3 gene encoding cerebellin-3 — protein MLGAKQHWPPGPPLSPGLPLALTLLVLRAGWAQEGTEPVLLEGECLVVCEPGRAAAGGPGGAALGEAPPGRVAFAAVRSHHHEPAGEISNGTGGAIYFDQVLVNEGGGFDRASGSFVAPVRGVYSFRFHVVKVYNRQTVQVSLMLNTWPVVSAFANDPDVTREAATSSVLLPLDPGDRVSLRLRRGNLLGGWKYSSFSGFLIFPL, from the exons ATGCTGGGAGCAAAGCAACACTGGCCACCAGGTCCTCCACTCAGCCCCGGGCTGCCCTTGGCCCTGACTCTTCTGGTTCTCAGGGCCGGGTGGGCCCAAGAGGGGACAGAGCCAGTCCTCCTGGAAGGCGAGTGCCTGGTGGTCTGTGAGCCGGGCCGAGCTGCTGCAGGGGGTCCCGggggagcagccctgggagaAGCACCCCCTGGAAGAGTGGCATTTGCTGCAGTCCGAAGCCACCACCATGAGCCAGCAGGGGAAATCAGCAACGGCACGGGTGGAGCCATCTACTTCGACCAG GTCCTGGTGAACGAGGGCGGTGGCTTTGACCGAGCCTCAGGCTCCTTCGTGGCCCCTGTCCGAGGTGTCTACAGCTTCCGGTTCCATGTGGTGAAGGTGTACAACCGCCAAACTGTCCAG GTAAGCCTGATGCTGAACACATGGCCTGTCGTCTCGGCCTTTGCCAATGACCCAGACGTGACCCGGGAGGCAGCCACCAGTTCTGTGCTACTGCCCCTGGATCCTGGGGACCGGGTGTCTCTGCGCCTGCGTCGAGGGAACCTACTCGGTGGCTGGAAATATTCGAGCTTCTCTGGCTTCCTCATTTTCCCACTCTGA
- the SDR39U1 gene encoding epimerase family protein SDR39U1 isoform X3 has protein sequence MLKAKGHKVTLVSRKPGPDRITWDELASSGLPPCDAAVNLAGENILNPLRRWNEAFQKEVISSRLETTHMMATAIAKAPQPPQAWVLVTGVAYYQPSLTAEYDEDSPGGDFDFFSNLVTKWEAAARLPGDSTRQVVVRSGENQRPGCQTGLECLLWAGRWGDVGIRELSLQKGPPLLANLQMGGWDIPKRATPLTCYTARSAWGRSEEGEVERKNGAAWRLRALSVLLACSRGCAGPRGRCHRSHAAALPPGPGGPHWLRPPVLPLDSHQGLSWNPGPCP, from the exons ATGCTGAAGGCCAAAGGCCACAAAGTGACGTTGGTCTCCCGAAAGCCAGGGCCAGATCGGATCACGTGG GATGAGCTGGCTTCCTCGGGGCTGCCCCCCTGCGATGCCGCTGTCAACCTGGCAGGAGAGAACATCCTCAACCCCCTCCGAAG GTGGAATGAAGCTTTCCAAAAAGAGGTTATCAGCAGCCGCTTGGAGACCACGCACATGATGGCTACAGCCATTGCCAAGGCCCCACAAcctccccaggcctgggtctTAGTCACAGGCGTAG CTTACTACCAGCCCAGCCTGACTGCAGAGTACGATGAGGACAGCCCAGGAGGGGATTTTGACTTTTTCTCCAACCTCGTCACCAAATGGGAAGCTGCAGCCAGGCTTCCTGGAGATTCAACACGCCAAGTGGTGGTGCGTTCCGGTGAGAACCAGAGGCCTGGGTGTCAAACAGGATTGGAATGTCTTCtctgggctgggaggtggggggatgtggggATAAGGGAGCTGAGCTTACAGAAGGGGCCCCCACTTCTGGCTAACCTACAGATGGGAGGATGGGACATCCCAAAGAGAGCCACACCCCTCACCTGCTACACAGCGAGGTCAGCCTGGGGAAGGAGTGAGGAAGGGGAAGTGGAGAGGAAGAATGGGGCTGCCTGGAGGCTGAGGGCCCTCTCTGTCCTTCTTGCCTGCTCTAGGGGTTGTGCTGGGCCGCGGGGGCGGTGCCATCGGTCACATGCTGCTGCCCTTCCGCCTGGGCCTGGGGGGCCCCATTGGCTCAGGCCACCAGTTCTTCCCCTGGATTCACATCAGGGACTTAGCTGGAATCCTGGTCCATGCCCTTGA
- the SDR39U1 gene encoding epimerase family protein SDR39U1 isoform X1: MRVLVGGGSGFIGTALTQMLKAKGHKVTLVSRKPGPDRITWDELASSGLPPCDAAVNLAGENILNPLRRWNEAFQKEVISSRLETTHMMATAIAKAPQPPQAWVLVTGVAYYQPSLTAEYDEDSPGGDFDFFSNLVTKWEAAARLPGDSTRQVVVRSGENQRPGCQTGLECLLWAGRWGDVGIRELSLQKGPPLLANLQMGGWDIPKRATPLTCYTARSAWGRSEEGEVERKNGAAWRLRALSVLLACSRGCAGPRGRCHRSHAAALPPGPGGPHWLRPPVLPLDSHQGLSWNPGPCP, translated from the exons ATGCGGGTTCTAGTGG GTGGCGGGTCAGGCTTCATTGGGACTGCTCTAACCCAAATGCTGAAGGCCAAAGGCCACAAAGTGACGTTGGTCTCCCGAAAGCCAGGGCCAGATCGGATCACGTGG GATGAGCTGGCTTCCTCGGGGCTGCCCCCCTGCGATGCCGCTGTCAACCTGGCAGGAGAGAACATCCTCAACCCCCTCCGAAG GTGGAATGAAGCTTTCCAAAAAGAGGTTATCAGCAGCCGCTTGGAGACCACGCACATGATGGCTACAGCCATTGCCAAGGCCCCACAAcctccccaggcctgggtctTAGTCACAGGCGTAG CTTACTACCAGCCCAGCCTGACTGCAGAGTACGATGAGGACAGCCCAGGAGGGGATTTTGACTTTTTCTCCAACCTCGTCACCAAATGGGAAGCTGCAGCCAGGCTTCCTGGAGATTCAACACGCCAAGTGGTGGTGCGTTCCGGTGAGAACCAGAGGCCTGGGTGTCAAACAGGATTGGAATGTCTTCtctgggctgggaggtggggggatgtggggATAAGGGAGCTGAGCTTACAGAAGGGGCCCCCACTTCTGGCTAACCTACAGATGGGAGGATGGGACATCCCAAAGAGAGCCACACCCCTCACCTGCTACACAGCGAGGTCAGCCTGGGGAAGGAGTGAGGAAGGGGAAGTGGAGAGGAAGAATGGGGCTGCCTGGAGGCTGAGGGCCCTCTCTGTCCTTCTTGCCTGCTCTAGGGGTTGTGCTGGGCCGCGGGGGCGGTGCCATCGGTCACATGCTGCTGCCCTTCCGCCTGGGCCTGGGGGGCCCCATTGGCTCAGGCCACCAGTTCTTCCCCTGGATTCACATCAGGGACTTAGCTGGAATCCTGGTCCATGCCCTTGA